A genomic stretch from Pontivivens ytuae includes:
- a CDS encoding right-handed parallel beta-helix repeat-containing protein produces MLVPEGEYLIGRSITLDAHMRFTGRISDASPGRIAFTANYNYDTYLQAFQDEQVALERALQALYGFTDHTDLDLCGRSIALSRPIDVHAEVGDRDTFGVRRVIHNGQLSASSSSDWDVGMSSSTASYDAAVDQLKLTNVTNIAAVERGSLVQGTGVGREIYVREVDIPNATITLSQPLYAAPASQTYTFTRFRYMLDFSGFTSIQRQCLRQIEFNCGRRASALMLGRAGIAWHIEHCWFVRPKDRGITSIGEGCNGISIESNEFISPETDLNVEDRTAIAVNTNKNDMKIRNNRVVQFLHFAVIAGGGHLLVGNHWWQGDGVVENAARSAGVIFCNRNVKTTMVGNYCDNAFIELTDEYNANSSSNRAYGALTITGNIFTASSIPNWFTYIRLAPIGPDQEIDGITVTDNSFKTIGGDFMDRVESVDDDRGSFDHARTVNVTFTGNLYEQIGTRTASPLLVTGFNLFPSTTWNILTSGRLPFGGRAMRVQSIAPVSTLSGWDGRMPQVALQQQTDGSGVSLTWQDSIAGEILVTVRSDLPS; encoded by the coding sequence GTGCTGGTGCCCGAGGGCGAATACCTGATCGGGCGCAGCATCACGCTCGACGCCCATATGCGCTTCACCGGCCGGATCTCCGACGCGTCGCCGGGGCGGATCGCGTTCACCGCGAACTACAACTACGACACCTACCTGCAGGCCTTCCAGGACGAGCAGGTGGCGCTCGAGCGGGCGCTGCAGGCGCTCTACGGCTTCACCGATCACACCGATCTGGACCTCTGCGGCCGCTCCATCGCGCTGTCGCGGCCCATCGATGTGCATGCGGAGGTCGGCGATCGCGACACGTTCGGCGTTCGCCGGGTGATCCACAACGGCCAGCTCTCCGCCTCCAGCTCCTCCGACTGGGACGTGGGCATGTCGAGCTCCACGGCGAGCTACGATGCCGCCGTCGATCAGCTCAAGCTCACCAATGTGACCAACATCGCCGCGGTCGAACGCGGCTCGCTGGTGCAGGGCACCGGTGTGGGGCGGGAGATCTACGTGCGCGAGGTCGACATCCCCAACGCCACGATCACGCTGAGCCAGCCGCTCTACGCGGCCCCGGCGAGCCAGACCTACACCTTCACCCGCTTCCGCTACATGCTCGACTTCTCGGGCTTCACCTCGATCCAGCGCCAGTGCCTGCGGCAGATCGAGTTCAACTGCGGCCGCCGCGCCTCGGCCCTCATGCTCGGCCGCGCCGGCATCGCCTGGCATATCGAGCACTGCTGGTTCGTCCGGCCCAAGGATCGCGGTATCACGTCCATCGGCGAGGGCTGCAACGGCATCTCGATCGAGAGCAACGAGTTCATCAGCCCCGAGACCGACCTGAATGTTGAGGACCGCACCGCGATCGCGGTCAACACCAACAAGAACGACATGAAGATCCGCAACAACCGCGTCGTGCAGTTCCTGCATTTCGCCGTGATCGCGGGCGGCGGGCACCTTCTGGTCGGCAACCACTGGTGGCAGGGCGACGGGGTCGTGGAGAACGCGGCTCGCTCCGCCGGCGTCATCTTCTGCAACCGCAACGTCAAGACCACGATGGTCGGCAACTACTGCGACAACGCCTTCATCGAGCTGACGGACGAGTACAATGCCAATTCCAGCTCGAACCGGGCCTATGGCGCGCTGACGATCACGGGCAACATCTTCACCGCGTCCAGCATCCCGAACTGGTTCACCTATATCCGCCTCGCCCCCATCGGCCCGGATCAGGAGATCGACGGGATCACCGTCACCGACAACTCCTTCAAGACCATCGGTGGCGACTTCATGGACCGGGTGGAGAGCGTGGACGACGACCGGGGCAGTTTCGATCACGCCCGTACGGTCAACGTCACCTTCACCGGCAACCTCTACGAGCAGATCGGGACGCGCACGGCGAGCCCGCTGCTGGTCACCGGCTTCAACCTCTTCCCATCGACGACGTGGAACATCCTGACCAGCGGGCGGCTGCCCTTCGGCGGGCGCGCGATGCGGGTTCAGTCCATCGCACCGGTGAGCACGCTGTCGGGCTGGGACGGGCGGATGCCGCAGGTGGCGCTCCAGCAGCAGACGGATGGCAGCGGCGTGAGCCTGACCTGGCAGGACAGCATCGCCGGCGAAATCCTGGTGACGGTGCGCAGCGACCTTCCCTCCTGA
- a CDS encoding DUF4864 domain-containing protein, translating into MRKFAIATATVVGLLFGSAVQADEAAARDVIVAQLDAFQRDDFEEAFTYASPNIQEIFRTPQRFAAMVRGGYPMVWRPSSVRFGLSEAREDKFYQQVVLGGANGRLFLAEYEFVETDGIWQINGVRLLPDAGVGA; encoded by the coding sequence ATGCGGAAGTTTGCAATAGCGACCGCGACGGTCGTGGGGCTGCTCTTCGGCAGTGCGGTCCAGGCGGATGAGGCGGCGGCGCGGGATGTCATCGTCGCCCAACTCGACGCCTTCCAGCGGGACGATTTCGAGGAGGCGTTCACCTATGCCTCGCCGAACATCCAGGAAATCTTCAGAACGCCCCAGCGATTCGCGGCCATGGTGCGCGGCGGCTATCCGATGGTGTGGCGGCCGTCCTCCGTCCGGTTCGGGCTGAGCGAGGCGCGCGAGGACAAGTTTTACCAGCAGGTGGTGCTGGGCGGTGCCAACGGCCGTTTGTTCCTTGCCGAATACGAGTTCGTGGAGACCGACGGCATCTGGCAGATCAACGGCGTGAGGCTGCTGCCCGACGCGGGCGTGGGGGCCTGA